The genomic stretch AACATTTTCCATGTCAATTGGATTTAAAACATATGTCAAACTTCGGCCTGAGGGTCAGATCtgtccctcagagccattaaatttggccctctagtggtttccccactgtgcattatgtttggcctactgtagaccaccagggaagctatattggaggtgaagcactagaacaccagggaagccgtaTAGGGGAAGTAGGGGAAAGCActtaacactagggaactgtataggggagagtgggggccactagacactaggaaactgtataggggagagaggaccactagacaccatggaactgtataggggagggaggaggaccactagacaccaggaaactttataagggaggaaggtggccagtagagacattgaggttggcccgcgactgggCCCCATTGTtcagttttggcccactttgtatttgagattGACACCCCTGATTTAAAGCAGCGTGAAAGCCTTAAAGTCTATATTCCAATAGGTGTAAAGAATCTTCACAGTAACCAATTATTCTGAACTTCCGTCACATGTACAGTAGGGTTAGAATCACACAGCTGTTGGTGTGATCTGGTGTGGATGTTGTGTCCCACTGAAAAAAAATGTGGTGATAgatatctgcatgtgtgtgcattgTGTATTTGTGTGGACAAGGGTTTGGTTTAGTTAACATGCCTGTGCCAACCCTCTCAGCTGGCTGGTGTATCGTTTGCTGTTCTCAATGCTGGAAAATCTAAGTGCACTGTGAGGCTGAGAGCTGACCACCATAGTGGGGCATGCCATTTTACAGGATATTAATATACTAAAAGGTACCCCTCAACTTGGTAATTTGGGAAATACAATGTGCTGTCAAAACCAGGTAtaagtgttaaagagaatctgtattcataaaatgaagtataaacaaacattcctgcctgtttggggtcatctcctaccccctctgtaatatttttgctgctctctgctgcaataaagagggtaaaaaaactgttttataaactgttttgtaaacagaaaagatggccaccaaaacaggaagtacatcagcagagcagtgaactcagttaatacacagtgagtacacagagaattcagtgagttacacgttgaattcagtctccagaggttatgtgcaagttttgaaagagctctgtgtcaataaagcatgacaagctgtgtcttgGCTCTGCACTTGTGTCAGCCTGACAAACAggttcctcctcagccagctattctttgttcagtttatcagtctgtgtttatcaacctcacagatagcagacaagctgacagtgagagcagggacattgtctgtgaggaatagtcatcacaggagcactggaggggcttggaaggagttaacttgttcacattactgaagagttggcacttggcagccttccagacacagccgacaaatccgacaggtgaaagataagttaatttattacagagatggtgcaagtagaaagtgctgcagtaagccagagcacaatgaaacagccttaggaacttgtaggataggagaaatactgctaacatttttgttacagagtctctttaagctttagtTCTATGCCAGACTTGTCACTGGAGTAAAAAGGAAGCATTTTTAGCTCTTTCCCAATAAATCATATTATACCACAATGACATAACTCCTGCACACACAGCATGGTCTTCTCAGTGACATCAGTACTATATTTAGTCTAGTTCAGCACATTTCTCAATCAGCAGCCCAGATGTTGTCTAGTTCCTCCATGTAACTTCACTTTTTAAGAGATATCACAAAGAGAGGATCTTGCGGGTTTGTTTGCTGTGCCagattattccaaaatggatctTAGCCTCTGCTTCACCTTATTCATAATAGGTAAGATGCTACCTTTATTATGCTCAATCTAATGCTCAGTATCTGTGACTAAAACATCTATGGCTGCCTACAGGCATCAGAGTATGGTTGTCCCTGTCAAGCAGAAACCACTGATTCTACCACTGAGCCAACTCCCTTACATTCTGCAAGGTGACTCACAATAAACATAGCTGGCACCCCCCAAAAAGATCCGATTTATGAATTTAGATGGAATAGTAGTGCTAGTTGATCGTGATGagtcatttttgtttcataaATATTGGCGaaattttcacaattacgatTCTGATCGTAATTACAACTTTGTGAGTAATCTTGGTCTTGCGATATTTTGTGTAATTGTCGTAGAAATGTGTTGACGTCTACAAGGCATTAGAAGACAACTTTTCTTCCCAGCTTTAAAGTTCCCTATGTATACCTGAAATTATATACTAGAAGATACCTCTTTTTGGCTGCTTTATGGGCGATTACTTCTAAATGGAAATTGGCTGATCTATCCATTGCAATGGTTACAGACCAAATGAACACGATTAAACTCACTGCCCAGTTGTTTTATGCTTCTATAGATAATTTGGATACATTTAATTCCATCTGGGATGCTTGGTCAACATATTGTGATCAAGTGTGCTCTACTTTTGGCTCATAGTTCAATTCAGCTCTGGGAAGCTTCATGATTGTGCACTTTTCTAGGTCCATTATATGCAACCTTTGTTAACTAAGTGTGTATTTGCAACCTGTGTCtccctgccacctggatctttttTGATTTGCACTGATATCCATGATGCGACTACTGTTTAACTTGTATTGTTTTTACTTTTGGTTTGAATTTTCGTATAAGAGAAGCcacatttttgcacaaatgcATTGAAATCTATAAGGGATATGAAAACTAATTTTCAcatatgagaaaacacatttttgcataaATGCATGCACGTCTATGCACAAGAGAGAGTTATACGCATTAGGAATGTAGTGTAACCCTGAGTGAAGCTTCCGTAGGTATAATAAAACTGCTGCATAGCTAAGAAAGACTTCAGAGtgcagaaaacaaataaaaagattaaaaaaaatagatttgtcTGTATAAGAGCAGCGTAAATCTGTAAAATCTGTGAGCAGCTGTTTTCATTTACGTAAAAAAGTCAAAAATTTTAACTTCAATGTTTAACCTTTCATGGACCGACACAGTACaaatctacatccagcaggtggtgctgactGGACGTAGACTCTAAGTCGCATTGACCGTGCGTCCCTGCCGTTACCGCCGCTCTGTCTCCGCTGCAATTTGCTCACCCTGCCGTCTCtacgacggcagagctctgtgagcaggtcaggagccgttttttcgttggctcctggccctgtcatcactgtaagccaacccCATTGGCTTACGATGATTgacagagtcaggagccaatgaaagcgtctcCTGACCGGTGgacagtgctctgctgtcatagagacaagacaagacaaataacatttatatcgcgcttttctcctggcggactcaaagcgccagagcagcagccactagggcgcgctctataggcagtagcagtgttagggagacttgcctaaggtctcctgctgaataggtgctggcatactgaacaggcagagccgagattcaaaccctgatctcctgcgccagaggcagagcctttaaccattacaccacccagccaccTTACACCAtccagacggcagagagaggagcctgcggtgGGGACAGAATGTCGTGACCGGCAGGAGTGGCAGATTTTAGCGGCCATTCGTCAGGAAGCTGcattttactgtaccagcagcctctggtccttaaccacttaaagagaacctgtactgagtaaaatatttaaaataaacacatgaggtaaattcaaatgaacattgcatagttaccttgccatcatcagttcctctcagaagctcaccattttcttctgataataatcccttccagttctgacaatattttgtcagatctgatatatatcagttgctgtcagtaaaatatcagttgctgtcagttatagctgagaggaaaactgatgtaccagctaatgtccatgtttccctatggctcaagtgggcgatgttacagtttaactgtgtgttgaccagaaagctgttatgtgtaatggccattttcaaaatggaggacggaaaattcccttgatcacagtgaacaaataggatgcgggacaggagaaagacactgaggagcagactacatggaaggtaagtatgacttgtgtatgcttattttgacttttaattttcagttcaggttttctttaagccctcggtcgttttcattttatgcatccgagcaatgttcacctcccattcattagcctataactttatcactacttatcacaatgaactgatctatatcttgttttttccgccaccaattaggctttctttggggggtacattttgctaagagctacctcactgtaaatgcattttaacagtaagaataagaaaaaaactgaaaaaattcattatttctcagttttcggccattatagttttaaaataatacatgccttcataattaaaacccccgtattgtatttgcccatttgtcccggttatttcaccatttaaattatgtccctatcacattgtatggcgacgaaattttatgtggaaataaaagaacattttttccgttttgcatccattactgtttacaagcttattaaaaaaaattgaaatatttcatctttacatagatatttaaaaagtttacacccttaggtaaatatttatgtgttgttgtttttttattgtaatgggttttttttttattattattaaacatttttttgagagggtgggatgtaaatagtatttgatttggggaaatatatgtgtattttaattttttttaacttttagatgtagttttactttttggccccaaaatggcaaccttgagtacatgacgtcactctaagcgtaacatgtacgcttagagggacataggagtcagaaaaaatGAAGCTTCCGAgataagctgtcgctttttctgcgggggagaggaatcagtgatcgggcaccatggccagattcattgattcctgggctacgtcaaggaggacaaagtggttaagggggcagaggctgctggtaccaaagtggttaaCTTTTAAAATAAGAACCCTATTTTTGGATTAGGGCTatggatataattgtttatctcatcattttaaATTAACTTCAGCTGTGCTTTAAGGATAAAGTATAGTAAAAATCTGTTGTTACGTTTGGATTTTTATAAGGTTTAAGTGCAAGtgcaagtacaatttttttttatcattattattattattattgaatagCATGAGGAAGGGATAACATCTCCATAATGTTTTATTATTGTCTGAGATTCTGTTCATATTATACTTGTCAGAaaggcagacatcaaaccaacaagcattgattccggtgatacctttaatgacaaatcagctgttttcggcacgcggctctgagagccgagcgccgaaactagatgccccatagcagcaatgctatgctgcgcggggcatgtatcggtaattcggggctctggcgactgccagaccccgaattacatctccctccgagttgcgacaactcggagggggaatagtatttaacgccgcatcggagtttagcggcaaatattatatataatatacacccctttaatgactaactgtacatggtttattgcaagctttcgaaacattaagtttcttcttcaggcattatgcagaactgtatcagaaccgtacagttctctgctgcatgcttgttcagggtctatggctatacatattaaaggcagaggatcatcaggatagccaggcaactggtattgcttaaaaggaaataaatatggcagcctccatatccctctaacttcagttgtcctttaaggatacaGACAAGAGTAACAATCTGACATTTTTACCTCTTCTTGCTCTAAAATGAAAAAGCGTTATTTTGGTATAGTTGCACTTTAAGGCTAGTTTAACAGCTAGGTTAAAGGTGAAGGAAAGGTGCTTGTACAGTTTCTAATTCATTTAGGCCAGAGTACTTCTAAGGTCACATTCACAGTTAGGCATTGTGGTGCAGTGCAATGACCACTCTGTATGAGGCTTACAGCACTGGAATGCAACACTTATGTGACCTTCATATTGCAGCAGGATGGTTGCTGCAGCGTAACGCACATACGGCTAAACGCATgcattaacagtaaaagtgaaggcatggttttcattgactgtatgcttccctgtaccaaaCGCAATGCGCAGAAGTGCCGCTGCCACGATCCATTGCGttgtgttcctgctgtcacagggaacacaACTCAAcagccactgtgaatgtggcctaaagTGTGTACGTTAAATTTAACTGGACGTTTTAAGTAAGCCAAAAGATACCTCACTACTTATAATGTAATAATTCAAATGAATGGAGGGATAATCCACATCCTGAGGTTCTTTCTCCGTTCATTTAAACTGAAAGAGCTTTATACTGCATGCGGAGACTAGGTAAGTGCTCAGACCAAGAAGCACCTGACTTAAATGGCTGCACTTACCCATTCTCACCCAATGAAGTAAACTGCAGAAGCCATTTCACTTAGTGATGAACTATGAAACATCTCCTAGAATATATTCCATAAAATTACTACAGACATTCAGCTGAATTTGGCTTACTTCCATATAGAAGTGGTTGGGAGTAATAAGTATGGAACTTGTTTCTCTTTTATTCATTGCAACAATGTTATAATGAACACTCTATATCATTCTGTTCTCTTTTCCAGGTTTACCAGTCCTGTGTCTAGCAGAGAATATCACAGTGTATTCGGGACAAATAGGGGAAACACTGGCCATTGTCTGTCCATACCAAAGGCATACCTCCCGCTGGAGAAGGAAGTCATGGTGCAAAGAGGATGATGTTGGATTTTGCCAGAATGTGGTCCGTGCCCATCGCATACCACTGCTTGGTTGGAAAACAAAAAGCAATACAGCAATTTCTGATAAAACTTCTCAAGGATTGGTCTTAATcaacattaccaatattcaagAAGATGATGCTGGTGTATACCAATGCCGGACTGACGTGTATGGTGGTGACATTGACACTATACAGAGGATCAGAATACAAGTGCTAGAAGATAACCAATCAGAGATGGAAAAAATCCAATATAGTATTTCTGGGTAAGAAACCACTCAGGTAACTGGGCCATTAAATGTACATAACATTAATTTCCATTCAGTCATCTTAAATAATACTGGGCATTTATCAGGAAGAAGATAAAGGGGACCTGTCAAAGTGTACTATTGCTTGAAATGGGATGGGCACTGtatttgatgtacagtatatgctttaaagcctacatttttttttaccttaaattAAAGTTACAGAACTGGCTATGTCATGTATGTAGCTTTGTAACATAGCTACAACAACTTCCAAATTTCATAGTTCTCAGGATATCAGCTTTTTTCTAATGCCAAATATGTGAtcccacaaattaaaaaaaatgtttttttttttcattttgatgcAACAAAACATATTTTAAAAGGTGAGTcaacatgtattttttttctaaaactgtTTTTTCAGTGTATTTTGATTATAGAGACTCCAAATGTGTCTATTGCCATTTTGGCATTCTTGGATGTCATGGgaaaaaatgatattttttttcGCACCATACTTCATTCATAGCAAGGCAAAAAGTACAATTCCATTGAATGTGCAGGAATGTTTcagattttgcataatttcaaTAGATTTACATTGAAAGAATAGCAAACTGCTGTAATGCTGTTCAGACTCCCAAATTTTAGTGAAATGATAATTTAAATTGCGGCTATAAACCTAAATTTGAGTGCCGTTTATAGCCACTATTAACATGGGCTCCTATGGGGGCACTCAAATATCCCCGGCACCCAATATTTATATTTTGCGGAGTTGGGGGGTTAGGCATGTGTTAGGgttggggttggttagggttgggAATTGGTGTGGGGGTGGTCAGTGAGGGTTAGTTTTTGTgggtgggggggttagggttagacatcagtggGCAGGTGTAAtatccgaggcagctgcggcgaacagcaccgccgccgcagctgcctccatgcggccatccgtccgttcGGCGTGCAGGAGGACGGAACGTACTCCCGTGCAGGGGGCTGCCATAGCGCGCGGGCGCGCACATAGACGGGAGCTTTATGTGAGGAGGaaacccgtcagctgacctgctggtcggctgacgtcaggggagacccacggtgcccaggattggctgatgagaggggggcatgccagtgaggtctcctctgcttcataagcctccgggctgcattgctaatttgtctgttgtcgtgaatacttgcgtgtgagcgcgcagaccttagttagttccctggtgttgatgccacggatttcacaccaagttaGGAATTATAttcttgttattgttgttgtgtGTAGACTAGATCCAGGGTGTTGATACCAATGATTTCACACCCAAGCTAGGATATTTCTATTGTATTAATCTCCTGTGTACGACTCTGGCTAGCACTCTGACTTTGAATctgtcttctgatcttgtacttctgcccatctgtctacctgttgctgaacctctgcctgattaccgattactctcttgcctcacgattctataccgatacgtaccttcctgttgctgaacctctgcctgattaccgattactctcttgcctcacgattctataccgatacgtaccttcctgttgctgaacctgaacctctgcctgattactgattactctcttgtctcacgattttgtatttacttacctctctgttgctgaacattgcctgcctgacctttctactcaccagtagGCCCTCGCTAACTGGTGAGGTACTGgttacaccagctcctctggtggaacCGTTTTGTTAAGCTGTAGTACATCCCCAATTACCTGCTCTAATAGGGCATCTGTCATTATAGCTGTATTGTCTCTCCTTGCTGCTGTTCAGTCtgggtctcccgccccacgggtgtTCTCGtgcctgcagtactgtctgaattacCCACTCcctgggagattcagcctctttgttattgtactctccagcctgctggaacttgtacgctagtgcacgttaatgtactgatagtacctcaccagcccctctggtgaggtctggtcaaactattaaagttactgttgcacccaaacacttacactttactaggcttgtattattggtgattctgcagatcactaataatcaggtatacgtctgtattattggtgatactgcagatcatcaataatcggatactctctgtgtgctgacaccaaccaTTACAGCAGGAtatgttaggattaggcattggtagggggaGGGCtaatgtgagaatagggttaagtTTAAAAATAGTCAAATATTAATAAAATTTACCAAAATTTTACTGTTAGAATTACCAATGCCCAATAGTattatatcagtaattttaccgatattaaaCTAGTGGATATTTCTAGTGCCCAAATTTCAGCGGCTcccattttgcatgtgtacaaaATTTGACTTTCTTTACACTCTTCAGAAGTACATGATGAGGCCTGCCACTAAACCAGCATTATCTGCCAACATGGATCACACTGGCTGGAGCCCATAAGGAACAAAGAAGTTGTGTCACAATTATATGTGTTTATTCTCTGTATTTTGTAGATCACATTCTAACTCGAGTCTCTTTTGGATGTTGGTGATTCTTGGAGGCAGCCTTCTGACGTGTAAGGTACTAGTGATGGGACTGATCTACAGCTGGTGGAAGAACCAAGAATCAAAAATGTAAGAATACTGACAACCTATATCATGTCTGCTACATCCCAATAGTCTGAATTGTGTCCAGTATAAAGAACCTGAAACACAAGGCTTGAGTAGAGCAGGCATCTCATACTTTCATATTGTCAACCTACTTCATAGGCTACTTTCCAGATCATTCTtattaacatttttaaagaaatgcatatTTCATATTATTAATACAGTTAGTATAAAATTAAAAGACAATAAAAAGTGATTGCGCAACATCTTCACAAAAACTGCAGAACTTTTTGGAAgaaataataaaatgtaaaagGTATAACTTACACACATTCATCAAGAATCCGGTTCCTTTTTATCCGTCATTTACATTTCCAGATAGCTTTAGAACTATAGATTCAAATCTATATCTGGTTCTATAAGCTATCAACAACGCCTGAACTGATGGTTAAACTGAGGTAGCTGACCCTCAGAGAGTACCCAAGTCACATTAACTGTGTACAATCATCATTTTGTCTTTCACTGCTTCATTACCAAAAGCACTAAAAACATATACTTAACATACTGTAGATATAAATTCATAGCGTACCAAGCGAGTTTTATGTTTTAACATCTTATTTAACCCCAAAGTATTTAGGATTTTCATAgcaattacactttttttttatctttatctTGGGTGAGGGGGCTTCAGAATAGTGCCTAAGAATAAAAGATATTGGCACTTTAGTGTCAGGTGTCAGTGTTGCCTATGAATAACAGGGAAAGAAAAGTACGTGTACTGTATTAAGAGGAGGGTTAAGGTTAAGGCatacaggcttcaattcatcaaacggCATAGAAGGGTTTTTCGAATGTTCAGTCATTTACCAAACAGGTGAATATGAAATTGGCACTCACTAAAGTTAACGAATGTACATATTCAATGTTTGGTTTCATTGCGGTAATGGATCTGTAAGTGTGTGCTTAAAGTATGTGAAAGTGTGTGCTTAAAGGTGGGCATGTTTGCACTCTATTTTCTTAGCAAAATATCTCTAGCAGAGAGTTGTCCTTATTCCTGTCATTTGCCTTTTGTGGCCAAAAGGGAGCCATTTGAGCCAGTCTTATATGAGCTAAGCTTTATGAAGAGACGAAGTCCGTACAAAAGGTTAGACCACGTGGCTTGCTTGACAAATACAATGATATTGAAATCATCTGCAAATTTAGATTATCTAGATCAATTATGTTATCACTATAACAAGAAATAGGGGCACATTTAGAAGCTTCCTGTCAAAGAAGTGCAGCTGGTCCTCCTGGCCTTAGAAAACATCTTTCAGTGCTGCACTTCCTATAACTTAAAATCATTCTGGATATAGATGGCAGCATTCCGTTTTGCATCATCAGCACGAGTGCCAGAGAAACAAACAAAACCATACTTACCGATGGCAAGCCAGCAGGACCTGATGCATTTTAGCAAATGTGGCAGTGATGCagaaaaatctttgtgaattccccccccaaaaaagggtaAACTTCAAATGCAGAATTTTTACGAGGAGATAGCAGATATCAAAACTCTGTTGATGAACTGAAGCCTAAGTGTCCTAATGGTTAATAGTATAaagcaaaaaagtattttaataa from Hyperolius riggenbachi isolate aHypRig1 chromosome 2, aHypRig1.pri, whole genome shotgun sequence encodes the following:
- the LOC137544453 gene encoding triggering receptor expressed on myeloid cells 2-like — its product is MDLSLCFTLFIIGLPVLCLAENITVYSGQIGETLAIVCPYQRHTSRWRRKSWCKEDDVGFCQNVVRAHRIPLLGWKTKSNTAISDKTSQGLVLINITNIQEDDAGVYQCRTDVYGGDIDTIQRIRIQVLEDNQSEMEKIQYSISGSHSNSSLFWMLVILGGSLLTCKVLVMGLIYSWWKNQESKIARHESFLVSSAETLLFPEESYKEQLTASNSEEVNSNSYYMNYVYSGHLNRVHWEQ